In Pseudoxanthomonas sp. SE1, the genomic stretch GTGCTGGCCACCAACGGCGACACCTTCCTGGGTGGCGAAGATTTCGACAAGCGCGTCATCGACTACCTCGTCGAGGAATTCCAGAAGGACCAGGGCATCGACCTGCGCAAGGACCCGCTGGCGCTGCAGCGCCTGAAGGACGCCGCCGAGCGCGCCAAGATCGAGCTGTCCAGCTCGCAGCAGACCGAAGTGAACCTGCCGTACGTCACCGCCGACGCCTCGGGTCCGAAGCACCTCAACATCAAGCTGACCCGCGCCAAGCTGGAAGCGCTGGTGGAAGACCTGGTGAAGAAGACCATCGAGCCGTGCCGCATCGCGCTGAACGATGCCGGCCTGCGCGCCAGCGACATCGGCGAGGTGATCCTCGTCGGTGGCCAGACCCGCATGCCGAAGGTGCAGCAGGCGGTGGCCGAGTTCTTCGGCAAGGAACCGCGCAAGGACGTCAATCCCGATGAGGCCGTGGCGCTGGGTGCCGCGATCCAGGGCGGCGTGCTGGCCGGCGACGTCAAGGACGTGCTGCTGCTCGACGTGACTCCGCTGAGCCTGGGCATCGAAACGCTGGGCGGCGTGTTCACCAAGATCATCGAGAAGAACACCACCATCCCGACCAAGGCCTCGCAGACCTTCTCCACCGCCGAGGACAACCAGTCCGCGGTGACGGTGCACGTGCTGCAGGGCGAGCGCGAGCAGGCCCGCTTCAACAAGTCGCTGGCCAAGTTCGACCTGTCCGGCATCGAGCCGGCGCCGCGCGGCATGCCGCAGGTGGAAGTGTCGTTCGACATCGACGCCAACGGCATCCTGCACGTGTCGGCCAAGGACAAGAAGACCAACAAGGAACAGAAGGTCGAGATCAAGGCCGGCTCGGGCCTGTCCGAGGACGAGATCGCGCGCATGGTCGCCGATGCCGAAGCGCATCGCGAAGAGGACAAGAAGTTCCAGGAACTCGTGCAGGCGCGCAACCAGGCCGACGGCCTGCTGCACGCCACCCGCAGCGCCATCACCGAGCACGGCAGCAAGGTGCCGGGTGACGTGATCGGCCGCGTCGAGGCCGCCATCGCCGACCTCGACACCGCCATGAAGGGCGACGACAAGGCGCAGATCGAAGCCAAGTCCAAGGCATTGGAGGAGGCCGCCCAGTCGCTGTATGCGGCCGCCGCTTCCGAGCAGCCGGGTGCCGCTGATGCGGGCCAGGGCAATGCTGCGGACGACGTGGTCGATGCGGAGTTCACCGAGGTGAAGGACGACAAGAAGCCGTGACGAGTGATTCGGGATTCGTGATCCGGAAGGGTGGAGCGCAAGCTCCACTTCTTCCGTCGCGGATCCTGGGCATCGGGCAGACAGTTGCTTCTGCGAATCACCCATAACCCCTCACGAATCACGGCTCCATGAGCAAACGCGACTACTACGAAGTCCTGGGCGTGGCCCGCGACGCCAGTGACGAAGACCTGAAGAAGGCCTATCGCCGCTGCGCCATGAAGCACCACCCGGACCGCAACCCGGGCGATGCCGCCGCCGAGGCCGCGTTCAAGGAGTGCAAGGAGGCCTACGAGGTCCTCTCGGACGGCGCCAAGCGCCGTACCTACGACGCGCATGGACACGCCGCGTTCGAGCACGGCATGGGCGGCGGTGGTCCCGGCGCCCCCGACATGGGCGATATTTTCGGCGACATCTTCGGCAACATCTTCGGCGGGGGCGGCGCCCGCGCGGCACGTCGTGGCGCGGATGTCGGCTACGTGATGGAGCTGGACCTGGAAGAGGCCGTCGCCGGGGTCGAGAAGCGCATCGAGATCCCCACGCTGGTCGCCTGTGCGCCCTGCAAGGGGTCCGGTTCGGCCGACGGCAAGGTGGAGACCTGCGGCACCTGCGGCGGGCGCGGCAACGTGCGCATGCAGCGGGGCATCTTCGCCATGCAGCAGGCGTGCCCCGCCTGCGGTGGCCGGGGCCAGACCATCAGGAATCCCTGCACCGAGTGCCACGGCGCGGGCCGCGTCGAGGAAGAGAAGGTCCTGTCGGTGAAGATCCCGGCGGGCGTGGACAACGGCGACCGCATCCGCCTGACCGGCGAAGGCGAGGCCGGCCCGCCCGGCACGCCGCCGGGCGACCTGTACGTGGAAGTGCGCGTGCGCGAACACGACATCTTCCAGCGCGATGGCGACGACCTGCACTGCGAGGTGCCGATCCGCATTTCGCAGGCGGCGCTGGGCGATACCGTGCGCGTGCCCACGTTGCGTGGCGAGGCGGAGATCCGCATTCCCGCCGAAACGCAGACCGGCAAGCTGTTCCGCCTGCGCGGCAAGGGCGTCAAGTCCGTGCGCAGCCGCAGCGAAGGCGATCTGTACTGCCGCGTGGTGGTGGAGACGCCGGTCAACCTGACGCCCGAGCAGCGCGAACTGCTGGAGAAGTTCGAGGCCACGTTCAGCGGCGACGAAGCGCGCAAGCACTCGCCGAAGTCGGCCACGTTTCTGGATGGCGTCAAGGGCTTCTGGGACCGGATGACGTCCTGATTTCCTGCGCTACCCGCCGCCCGCGCGGGCGAGCAGCTTGTGGCATCCTGCGACGGCCCCGGCGACCCCGGGGCCGTTTTCATTCAGTCCACGATGAAGGGAGGCCGTGTGCATACGAACAAGGGGAAGTGGTGGGGAGTATTGGCGCTGGTCGTGCTGGCGCCCGCATGGGCGGCCGATGACCGGCCGTTGCAGGTCGAGCGCGAGTCGACGCGATTCGTGCTCAATGCCGATGGCAGTTTCGTGCAGGAGCAGGAAACTGCGATCAAGGTGCTGAAGGACAGCGCCCTGGAAGCCGCTAAGGATGCGTCGGTCAGCTACAGCACCAGCATCCAGAAGGCCGAGGTGGTCGAAGCCTACACGTTGAAGCCGGATGGCCGCCGCGTCGATGTGCCCAAGGGCAACTACCAGGTCAGCAGCAGTTCGGGGCGGGAGGGCGATTCGCCCATCTACTCCGACCAGACGACGCTTACCGTCGTGTTCCCGGAACTCGCCGTCGGCGACATCACGGTGTTCACGTACCGGGTGACGGCCACCCAGCCGATGTTTCCGGGCCATTTCTCGGTGATCCGCAATTACAGCCCGGCCGCGTACTACGGCGACGTGCAGGTGACCATCGATGCGCCGGAGGCGATGCAGGCCACGTGGCGCAACTGGCAGATGACCCAGCCCGCGGTCCAAACGCGCGACGGCCGCCGGATCGTGCGCTGGCAATGGAGCAACCGCCAGCCAGTCGACCGCGAGAGCCTGCGCGATACGGTCTTCACCGCCGACCGCTACCCGGGCTACGCGTTCTCCACCTTCGCCAGTTACGCCGACATCGCGGCGGCCTACGGTGGCCCGGCCAACGCCAAGGCCGCACTGACGCCCCGGTTGCGCACGCTCGCCGCGGAGATCTCGGGCAAGAGCAAGGACCCGCGCGAGACGGCGAAGAAGCTCTACGAATGGGTCTCCACGAAGATCACCTATGCGGGTAACTGCATCGGCCTGGGCGCCGTGGTGCCGCGCGACCTGGACGTGGTCCTCGACAACCGCATGGGCGACTGCAAGGACCACGCGACCCTGCTGCAAGCGCTGCTGAAGGCGCGCGGCATCGACAGCACCCAGGCGCTGATCAATGCGGGAGGCACGTACACACTGCCGGACATCCCAGTCGCGTCGGTCGTCAACCACGTGATCAACTACATCCCCAGCCTGGACCTGTACGTGGACTCCACCGCGGCCACGGCACCCTTCGGCAGCCTGCCGGACGGCGCTGCTGGAAAGCCGGTGCTGCTGGTGGACGGCCATCGCGACGGCGCCACGACGCCGGCGACGCAGGTGGGCTCGGAATGGCAGAAGTTGCGCACGGCCATTCGCATCCAGCCCGACGGCTCGATCAAGGGCACGCAGCGGGTGGAACTGAGCGGGCGCATGGCCGTCGCGGCGCGGTCGCAGTTCCGCAACTTTGGCGCGGGCGACGCCGACAAGCTGGTCCGCAACTACTTCCGGGGGAACGCCCTGACCGCGAACGGCAAGGTGACGTACGACGATCCGGTGCCGATGCTGGAGACCTTCAACATGGAGGCGGACTTCGAGGTCGACCGGATGATTCCGACGACCGGCGGCTTCCAGGTGCAGCCCTGGTTCCTCAGTTTCACCCCGGTCTCCATGCTGGTGGCCTCGCAGCTCGGCGACCCGGACCAGCCGGAAGGCGAGAGCAGTTGCGGCGCTTACCACTCGGACGAGGAATACACGTTCGAGTTTCCTGCCTTGATGCGGATCATCGCCGTGCCGAAGGACGTCAGCCTGCACGAGGGTACGCTGAGCTACGCCTCGACGTTCCGCCAGGAAGGCACCCGCTTGTATGTCCGGCGCACACTGGATGACCGGACGCCGGGACCGGTGTGCTCGCCCGAGTACAACGAGGGTTTCTCCCAGGTCATGCGGAAGATCATGCCCGACCTGCGCGCGCAGGTGGTCTACCTGACAGAGGAAGGAGCGGTGAAGCAGTGAGCGCCGCTCGGTGCAGCG encodes the following:
- the dnaK gene encoding molecular chaperone DnaK, yielding MGKIIGIDLGTTNSCVAIMDGGKARVIENSEGDRTTPSIVAYTKDGEVLVGASAKRQAVTNPKNTFYAVKRLIGRKFTDAEVKKDLDLVPYAIIPHENGDAWVQTNDGKKLSAQEISARILEKMKKTAEAFLGETVTEAVITVPAYFNDSQRQATKDAGKIAGLDVKRIINEPTAAALAYGLDKGDGGADRKIVVYDLGGGTFDVSIIEIANVDGEKQFEVLATNGDTFLGGEDFDKRVIDYLVEEFQKDQGIDLRKDPLALQRLKDAAERAKIELSSSQQTEVNLPYVTADASGPKHLNIKLTRAKLEALVEDLVKKTIEPCRIALNDAGLRASDIGEVILVGGQTRMPKVQQAVAEFFGKEPRKDVNPDEAVALGAAIQGGVLAGDVKDVLLLDVTPLSLGIETLGGVFTKIIEKNTTIPTKASQTFSTAEDNQSAVTVHVLQGEREQARFNKSLAKFDLSGIEPAPRGMPQVEVSFDIDANGILHVSAKDKKTNKEQKVEIKAGSGLSEDEIARMVADAEAHREEDKKFQELVQARNQADGLLHATRSAITEHGSKVPGDVIGRVEAAIADLDTAMKGDDKAQIEAKSKALEEAAQSLYAAAASEQPGAADAGQGNAADDVVDAEFTEVKDDKKP
- a CDS encoding DUF3857 and transglutaminase domain-containing protein, with product MHTNKGKWWGVLALVVLAPAWAADDRPLQVERESTRFVLNADGSFVQEQETAIKVLKDSALEAAKDASVSYSTSIQKAEVVEAYTLKPDGRRVDVPKGNYQVSSSSGREGDSPIYSDQTTLTVVFPELAVGDITVFTYRVTATQPMFPGHFSVIRNYSPAAYYGDVQVTIDAPEAMQATWRNWQMTQPAVQTRDGRRIVRWQWSNRQPVDRESLRDTVFTADRYPGYAFSTFASYADIAAAYGGPANAKAALTPRLRTLAAEISGKSKDPRETAKKLYEWVSTKITYAGNCIGLGAVVPRDLDVVLDNRMGDCKDHATLLQALLKARGIDSTQALINAGGTYTLPDIPVASVVNHVINYIPSLDLYVDSTAATAPFGSLPDGAAGKPVLLVDGHRDGATTPATQVGSEWQKLRTAIRIQPDGSIKGTQRVELSGRMAVAARSQFRNFGAGDADKLVRNYFRGNALTANGKVTYDDPVPMLETFNMEADFEVDRMIPTTGGFQVQPWFLSFTPVSMLVASQLGDPDQPEGESSCGAYHSDEEYTFEFPALMRIIAVPKDVSLHEGTLSYASTFRQEGTRLYVRRTLDDRTPGPVCSPEYNEGFSQVMRKIMPDLRAQVVYLTEEGAVKQ
- the dnaJ gene encoding molecular chaperone DnaJ — protein: MSKRDYYEVLGVARDASDEDLKKAYRRCAMKHHPDRNPGDAAAEAAFKECKEAYEVLSDGAKRRTYDAHGHAAFEHGMGGGGPGAPDMGDIFGDIFGNIFGGGGARAARRGADVGYVMELDLEEAVAGVEKRIEIPTLVACAPCKGSGSADGKVETCGTCGGRGNVRMQRGIFAMQQACPACGGRGQTIRNPCTECHGAGRVEEEKVLSVKIPAGVDNGDRIRLTGEGEAGPPGTPPGDLYVEVRVREHDIFQRDGDDLHCEVPIRISQAALGDTVRVPTLRGEAEIRIPAETQTGKLFRLRGKGVKSVRSRSEGDLYCRVVVETPVNLTPEQRELLEKFEATFSGDEARKHSPKSATFLDGVKGFWDRMTS